Proteins co-encoded in one Cucurbita pepo subsp. pepo cultivar mu-cu-16 chromosome LG15, ASM280686v2, whole genome shotgun sequence genomic window:
- the LOC111776391 gene encoding uncharacterized protein LOC111776391 isoform X1 yields MADDPSSLTKETFILKVPKKSPLMLRMIVLVFAMVCGVFICTVCLKQISTSTKVGLLRVQVVDMPCSKPTIDPSDVPFVHFPKPTTYSRAECACHPVRFFAILSMQRSGSGWFETLLNNHTNISSNGEIFSVKVRRSNISTIVETLDKVYNLDWFSSASKNECTAAVGLKWMLNQGLMQHHVEIVEYFKRRGVSAIFLFRRNLLRRMISVLANSYDQAAKLLNGTHKSHVHSHHEADILAKYKPVINATLLIPNLRQVEETTAKALEYFNSTRHIVLYYEDVVRNRTKLSDVQDFLKVPRRKLKSRQVKIHRGPLSNQIENLEHVEKALNGSQYESFLHADFRK; encoded by the exons ATGGCGGATGATCCCTCTTCATTGACCAAG gaaacttttattttaaaggtcCCTAAGAAATCCCCATTGATGCTAAGGATGATTGTGTTGGTCTTTGCCATGGTCTGTGGTGTATTTATATGCACAGTTTGTCTGAAGCAAATTAGCACAAGTACGAAGGTCGGGTTGTTAAGAgtccaggttgttgacatgcCGTGTTCGAAGCCTACGATCGATCCTTCAGACGTTCCTTTTGTGCACTTTCCTAAACCTACAACATATAGCAG GGCTGAATGCGCTTGCCACCCGGTTCGATTTTTTGCCATTTTGTCGATGCAGAGATCGGGCAGTGGTTGGTTTGAGACGTTATTAAATAACCATACTAACATAAGTTCCAACGGAGAGATATTCTCGGTTAAAGTTAGGAGAAGTAATATATCAACCATTGTCGAAACGCTCGATAAAGTTTACAATCTGGACTGGTTTAGTAGTGCTTCGAAAAATGAGTGCACAGCAGCTGTTGGCCTTAAGTGGATGCTTAATCAG GGGTTGATGCAGCACCATGTAGAAATAGTAGAGTACTTCAAACGTCGTGGCGTTTCAGCTATCTTCCTATTCCGACGAAACCTTCTTCGCAGAATGATCTCAGTACTCGCAAATTCATACGATCAAGCCGCGAAGCTGTTGAACGGAACCCACAAGTCTCACGTGCATTCACATCACGAG GCAGATATACTCGCAAAATACAAGCCTGTAATTAATGCCACTCTGTTGATACCCAATTTGAGGCAAGTAGAAGAGACAACAGCTAAAGCTTTGGAGTACTTCAATAGCACCCGACACATCGTGTTGTATTACGAAGATGTAGTTAGGAACCGCACC AAATTAAGTGATGTTCAAGACTTTCTGAAGGTTCCACGGAGGAAGTTGAAGAGTCGTCAAGTGAAGATACACCGAGGTCCATTGTCGAATCAAATCGAGAACTTGGAGCATGTCGAGAAGGCATTAAATGGAAGCCAGTATGAGAGTTTTTTACACGCAGACTTTCGGAAGTAA
- the LOC111776391 gene encoding uncharacterized protein LOC111776391 isoform X2 translates to MADDPSSLTKVPKKSPLMLRMIVLVFAMVCGVFICTVCLKQISTSTKVGLLRVQVVDMPCSKPTIDPSDVPFVHFPKPTTYSRAECACHPVRFFAILSMQRSGSGWFETLLNNHTNISSNGEIFSVKVRRSNISTIVETLDKVYNLDWFSSASKNECTAAVGLKWMLNQGLMQHHVEIVEYFKRRGVSAIFLFRRNLLRRMISVLANSYDQAAKLLNGTHKSHVHSHHEADILAKYKPVINATLLIPNLRQVEETTAKALEYFNSTRHIVLYYEDVVRNRTKLSDVQDFLKVPRRKLKSRQVKIHRGPLSNQIENLEHVEKALNGSQYESFLHADFRK, encoded by the exons ATGGCGGATGATCCCTCTTCATTGACCAAG gtcCCTAAGAAATCCCCATTGATGCTAAGGATGATTGTGTTGGTCTTTGCCATGGTCTGTGGTGTATTTATATGCACAGTTTGTCTGAAGCAAATTAGCACAAGTACGAAGGTCGGGTTGTTAAGAgtccaggttgttgacatgcCGTGTTCGAAGCCTACGATCGATCCTTCAGACGTTCCTTTTGTGCACTTTCCTAAACCTACAACATATAGCAG GGCTGAATGCGCTTGCCACCCGGTTCGATTTTTTGCCATTTTGTCGATGCAGAGATCGGGCAGTGGTTGGTTTGAGACGTTATTAAATAACCATACTAACATAAGTTCCAACGGAGAGATATTCTCGGTTAAAGTTAGGAGAAGTAATATATCAACCATTGTCGAAACGCTCGATAAAGTTTACAATCTGGACTGGTTTAGTAGTGCTTCGAAAAATGAGTGCACAGCAGCTGTTGGCCTTAAGTGGATGCTTAATCAG GGGTTGATGCAGCACCATGTAGAAATAGTAGAGTACTTCAAACGTCGTGGCGTTTCAGCTATCTTCCTATTCCGACGAAACCTTCTTCGCAGAATGATCTCAGTACTCGCAAATTCATACGATCAAGCCGCGAAGCTGTTGAACGGAACCCACAAGTCTCACGTGCATTCACATCACGAG GCAGATATACTCGCAAAATACAAGCCTGTAATTAATGCCACTCTGTTGATACCCAATTTGAGGCAAGTAGAAGAGACAACAGCTAAAGCTTTGGAGTACTTCAATAGCACCCGACACATCGTGTTGTATTACGAAGATGTAGTTAGGAACCGCACC AAATTAAGTGATGTTCAAGACTTTCTGAAGGTTCCACGGAGGAAGTTGAAGAGTCGTCAAGTGAAGATACACCGAGGTCCATTGTCGAATCAAATCGAGAACTTGGAGCATGTCGAGAAGGCATTAAATGGAAGCCAGTATGAGAGTTTTTTACACGCAGACTTTCGGAAGTAA
- the LOC111776391 gene encoding uncharacterized protein LOC111776391 isoform X3, whose translation MPCSKPTIDPSDVPFVHFPKPTTYSRAECACHPVRFFAILSMQRSGSGWFETLLNNHTNISSNGEIFSVKVRRSNISTIVETLDKVYNLDWFSSASKNECTAAVGLKWMLNQGLMQHHVEIVEYFKRRGVSAIFLFRRNLLRRMISVLANSYDQAAKLLNGTHKSHVHSHHEADILAKYKPVINATLLIPNLRQVEETTAKALEYFNSTRHIVLYYEDVVRNRTKLSDVQDFLKVPRRKLKSRQVKIHRGPLSNQIENLEHVEKALNGSQYESFLHADFRK comes from the exons atgcCGTGTTCGAAGCCTACGATCGATCCTTCAGACGTTCCTTTTGTGCACTTTCCTAAACCTACAACATATAGCAG GGCTGAATGCGCTTGCCACCCGGTTCGATTTTTTGCCATTTTGTCGATGCAGAGATCGGGCAGTGGTTGGTTTGAGACGTTATTAAATAACCATACTAACATAAGTTCCAACGGAGAGATATTCTCGGTTAAAGTTAGGAGAAGTAATATATCAACCATTGTCGAAACGCTCGATAAAGTTTACAATCTGGACTGGTTTAGTAGTGCTTCGAAAAATGAGTGCACAGCAGCTGTTGGCCTTAAGTGGATGCTTAATCAG GGGTTGATGCAGCACCATGTAGAAATAGTAGAGTACTTCAAACGTCGTGGCGTTTCAGCTATCTTCCTATTCCGACGAAACCTTCTTCGCAGAATGATCTCAGTACTCGCAAATTCATACGATCAAGCCGCGAAGCTGTTGAACGGAACCCACAAGTCTCACGTGCATTCACATCACGAG GCAGATATACTCGCAAAATACAAGCCTGTAATTAATGCCACTCTGTTGATACCCAATTTGAGGCAAGTAGAAGAGACAACAGCTAAAGCTTTGGAGTACTTCAATAGCACCCGACACATCGTGTTGTATTACGAAGATGTAGTTAGGAACCGCACC AAATTAAGTGATGTTCAAGACTTTCTGAAGGTTCCACGGAGGAAGTTGAAGAGTCGTCAAGTGAAGATACACCGAGGTCCATTGTCGAATCAAATCGAGAACTTGGAGCATGTCGAGAAGGCATTAAATGGAAGCCAGTATGAGAGTTTTTTACACGCAGACTTTCGGAAGTAA
- the LOC111776390 gene encoding uncharacterized protein LOC111776390: MEVAVPVLPVDFNFDSACSSPYMTAPSSPQRFGNFFFSSAPTSPSHAAAFYYEYKEFGSGYGDGRISSASDIPFLWEEMPGIAKSGGDCCSSVADEDFEFDFSGQLERTSLSAEELFDCGKIRALKPPPCHRVTDSVCSSAMSPKSLRSVKIAQGKRMVQEAFSPRHHRRRDTDPFDEAHKAATQRNSDGKRGRERTNISASSRSSSSIRRSGSRSLSPLRVSNNILDSDLEMPDKSGVSSATSNDKHSIISSSASFLSTFSFSRGQRRWRIRDLLLFRSASEGRATDKKAVEEMKNSSFRSMESLSSVSSSRRRGPISPHELHYKTNRAVSEELRKKTSLPYKHGLLGCLGFNSSMQRSFSRGFGSLARA; this comes from the exons ATGGAAGTGGCGGTTCCGGTTCTTCCTGTCGACTTCAACTTCGACAGCGCCTGCTCTTCCCCTTACATGACCGCTCCTTCCAGTCCTCAGCGCTTTGGaaacttcttcttctccagTGCTCCGACCTCTCCCTCACATGCTGCCGCATTCTACTATGAATACAAGGAGTTTGGTTCTGGCTATGGCGATGGAAGGATTTCTTCGGCGTCGGATATCCCTTTCCTGTGGGAGGAGATGCCTGGAATTGCGAAATCTGGAGGCGATTGTTGTAGTAGTGTTGCTGATGAGGATTTTGAATTCGATTTCAGTGGACAATTGGAGCGGACTTCTTTGTCGGCTGAGGAGCTCTTCGATTGTGGTAAAATTAGGGCTCTGAAACCTCCGCCGTGCCATCGAGTGACTGATTCGGTTTGCTCTAGTGCGATGTCGCCTAAATCGCTGAGATCGGTGAAAATTGCGCAG GGAAAGAGAATGGTTCAAGAAGCTTTCTCTCCTCGCCACCACCGCCGGAGAGATACAGATCCATTCGATGAGGCTCACAAAGCAGCAACACAAAGAAACAGCGACGGAAAGCGAGGCAGAGAAAGAACAAACATCTCCGCCTCCTCGCGGTCGTCTTCATCCATAAGACGCAGCGGAAGCCGATCGTTATCTCCACTCCGTGTCTCCAATAACATTCTCGATTCCGACCTAGAAATGCCAGATAAATCCGGCGTTTCTTCCGCCACAAGCAACGACAAACACtcaatcatatcatcatcGGCCTCATTCCTCTCCACCTTCTCGTTCTCCAGAGGACAGAGAAGATGGAGAATCAGAGACCTGCTACTGTTCCGAAGCGCATCAGAAGGGAGAGCGACGGACAAGAAAGCTGTAGAGGAGATGAAGAACTCAAGCTTCCGGTCGATGGAGAGCCTGAGTTCGGTGTCGAGCTCGAGAAGGCGAGGGCCGATTTCGCCTCACGAATTGCACTACAAAACGAACAGAGCAGTTTCAGAAGAGctgaggaagaagacgagctTGCCGTACAAACATGGCCTCTTGGGCTGTTTAGGATTCAATTCCAGTATGCAGCGCAGTTTCTCCAGAGGATTTGGCTCGCTCGCACGTGCATGA